The following are encoded in a window of Citrobacter freundii genomic DNA:
- the grxC gene encoding glutaredoxin 3 — protein sequence MANIEIYTKATCPFCHRAKALLNSKGVSFQELPIDGDAVKREEMIKRSGRTTVPQIFIDAQHIGGCDDLYALDARGGLDPLLR from the coding sequence ATGGCCAACATCGAGATCTACACCAAAGCAACCTGCCCATTTTGCCATCGCGCAAAAGCGCTATTGAACAGCAAGGGCGTGAGTTTCCAGGAACTTCCGATTGACGGCGACGCCGTGAAGCGCGAAGAGATGATCAAACGCAGTGGTCGTACGACGGTTCCGCAGATTTTTATTGATGCACAGCACATTGGTGGTTGTGACGACTTGTATGCGTTGGATGCGCGTGGTGGACTGGATCCCCTGCTGCGTTAA